In Symphalangus syndactylus isolate Jambi chromosome 15, NHGRI_mSymSyn1-v2.1_pri, whole genome shotgun sequence, the following are encoded in one genomic region:
- the LOC134732539 gene encoding syncytin-B-like, with the protein MNYFDPNLYVDSIGVPRWVPNEFKARNQIAAGFDSAIFWWSTINKDVDWINYIYYNQQRFISYALDTLKGMASQLDATSQMAWENRLALDIVSEKGGLCVMLGEKCCTFIPNNTAPDGTNRKALRGLTTLANEMTENAGIDDTFTGWQEGWFGKWKGMVASVLTSLIIVAGVLTAVGCYIIPCVRRLAQRLIEIAINKQTPMSYWQNNLLAFEIKLNSVSYEEESKKLLEQFEDQKGLDENKTKGSK; encoded by the coding sequence atgaattattttgatCCCAATCTATACGTTGACTCGATAGGAGTCCCTAGGTGGGTACCTAATGAATTTAAGGCCCGAAACCAAATAGCTGCTGGGTTTGATTCAGCAATCTTCTGGTGGTCAACTATTAATAAGGATGTGGATTGGATTAACTACATCTATTATAATCAACAGAGATTCATCAGTTATGCTCTGGACACCCTCAAAGGGATGGCTAGCCAGCTAGATGCCACCAGCCAAATGGCCTGGGAAAACAGGCTTGCACTAGACATAGTATCAGAAAAAGGAGGCCTATGTGTTATGCTGGGTGAGAAATGTTGTACTTTTATTCCCAACAATACTGCCCCAGATGGGACCAACAGAAAAGCTTTACGAGGACTGACAACTCTAGCCAATGAAATGACAGAAAATGCTGGAATTGATGACACATTTACGGGTTGGCAAGAAGGTTGGTTTGGAAAATGGAAAGGCATGGTAGCTTCAGTTCTTACATCTCTCATAATTGTGGCAGGAGTCTTAACAGCAGTGGGATGTTATATTATCCCTTGTGTGAGGAGACTAGCACAGAGATTAATTGAAATAGCTATTAATAAACAAACACCCATGAGTTACTGGCAGAATAACCTGCTAGCATTTGAAATCAAATTAAACTCAGTCTCCTATgaggaagaaagtaaaaaactTCTAGAGCAATTCGAGGACCAAAAGGGTTTAGATGAAAATAAGACCAAAGGAAGTAAATAG